The following proteins come from a genomic window of Streptococcus oralis:
- a CDS encoding oligosaccharide flippase family protein, translating into MKNIKVNALASLLVNILNIVFPLITNPYLTRILSKSNYGYFNTANTWASFVIPLAAFGIYNYGIRAISKVKDDKNKINYVFSKLFYISVFTSLLTTGIYFLFIFFDTSIENLKVLYYILGAQALFQFLNIEWMNEAYENYAFILYKTLIIRITMLVAIFAFVKTADDIVPYTIVMTATTILNYLLSFLWIKREVSFVKIGFVELAKASKPLFTMLLLANANMLYTLLDRMFITKGPDENYISYYTIAYSIVMLIAGVLSGAISVSIPRLGYYLGKKDYNSYNYLVNQAASLFYFLMIPTSFGIMILGKYATVIYSSEKYLEAGIVTSVFAFRTIIWAIELILGKQIIFINDHENRLTAFYFAGGGANLLFNCILYINNIFAPEYYIATTIIAEAIVVLLEIHFIKKHQLINLKEIFVTLTRYGLISLGFIPIFYIFKMIFQISSYTVNLNMILMVLSTIATCGIYYLLTLFLTKDKTLHYALNLVLAKIKRN; encoded by the coding sequence ATGAAAAATATAAAAGTAAATGCCTTGGCCAGCTTGCTGGTCAATATTCTCAATATCGTTTTTCCGTTGATAACCAACCCTTATCTGACGCGGATCCTCAGCAAATCCAACTACGGTTATTTCAATACGGCCAATACCTGGGCAAGTTTCGTTATTCCACTAGCTGCCTTTGGAATATACAACTACGGGATTCGTGCTATCAGTAAGGTTAAGGACGATAAGAATAAAATCAACTACGTCTTTTCTAAGTTGTTTTATATCTCAGTTTTCACTTCTCTCCTGACGACTGGTATCTACTTCCTCTTCATCTTCTTTGACACCAGCATTGAGAACCTGAAAGTCCTCTACTACATCCTAGGAGCCCAAGCTCTCTTCCAATTCCTCAATATCGAATGGATGAATGAGGCCTATGAAAACTATGCCTTTATCCTTTACAAGACATTGATTATTCGGATTACCATGCTGGTCGCCATCTTTGCCTTTGTCAAAACTGCTGATGATATTGTTCCCTACACTATCGTCATGACTGCGACAACTATCCTCAACTACCTCCTTAGTTTTCTTTGGATTAAGAGAGAAGTTTCTTTTGTTAAAATTGGATTCGTCGAATTAGCTAAAGCTTCTAAACCACTCTTTACTATGCTTCTCTTAGCAAACGCTAATATGCTTTATACCTTGCTAGATAGAATGTTTATCACCAAGGGACCAGATGAAAACTACATTTCTTATTATACAATTGCCTATAGCATTGTCATGCTGATTGCTGGTGTCCTAAGTGGAGCTATCAGTGTCAGCATTCCACGTCTCGGCTACTACCTCGGGAAAAAGGATTACAATTCTTATAATTATCTTGTAAATCAAGCGGCATCATTATTCTATTTTCTCATGATTCCAACTAGTTTCGGAATTATGATTTTAGGAAAGTACGCAACGGTTATCTACTCTTCTGAAAAGTATCTTGAGGCAGGTATCGTGACCAGCGTCTTCGCCTTTCGAACCATTATCTGGGCTATTGAATTGATTCTTGGTAAGCAAATTATCTTTATCAATGACCACGAGAACCGCTTGACCGCTTTCTACTTTGCTGGTGGTGGAGCAAATCTCCTCTTCAACTGTATCTTGTATATCAATAATATTTTTGCCCCTGAGTATTATATTGCTACTACCATTATTGCGGAAGCCATCGTTGTTCTCTTAGAAATTCATTTTATTAAGAAACATCAACTAATTAATTTAAAAGAAATCTTTGTGACCTTAACACGTTATGGTCTTATATCCCTTGGATTTATCCCTATCTTCTATATTTTCAAGATGATTTTCCAAATCAGTTCCTATACGGTGAACCTCAATATGATTCTCATGGTTCTCTCTACCATAGCTACTTGTGGAATCTACTATCTCTTAACACTCTTTCTCACTAAGGATAAAACACTTCACTATGCACTGAACCTAGTATTAGCTAAGATCAAAAGAAACTAA
- the mecA gene encoding adaptor protein MecA, with protein MKMKQISDTTLKITMTLDDLMDRGMEIADFLVPQEKTEEFFYAILDELEMPDNFLDSGMLSFRVTPKPDKVDVFVTKSKIDQNLDFDDLADLPDMEELAQMSPDEFLKTLEKSIAEKTKDDIEAIQSLEQVEAKEEELEQANKETESKKEPYIYYILRFANLADLVAFAKTVNYQMETSELYKMNDHYYLTILVDVENHPSPYPAWLLARMREFADDSDISRSVLQEYGQILINHDAVLGLQKINN; from the coding sequence ATGAAGATGAAACAAATTAGTGATACAACACTGAAAATCACGATGACTTTAGATGATTTGATGGATCGGGGAATGGAAATCGCAGACTTTCTCGTTCCTCAGGAAAAAACAGAAGAGTTTTTCTATGCTATTTTAGATGAACTGGAAATGCCAGACAATTTCTTGGATAGTGGCATGCTGAGTTTCCGTGTGACGCCAAAACCTGATAAGGTGGATGTCTTTGTGACCAAGTCCAAGATTGACCAAAATCTAGATTTTGATGATTTGGCGGACCTACCTGACATGGAAGAATTGGCCCAAATGTCACCAGATGAATTTCTCAAGACACTAGAAAAGAGTATCGCAGAGAAAACCAAGGATGATATAGAGGCTATTCAATCCCTAGAACAGGTCGAGGCTAAGGAAGAGGAGCTGGAGCAAGCGAACAAGGAGACTGAGAGCAAGAAGGAACCTTATATCTACTATATCTTGCGTTTCGCAAATCTTGCTGACCTAGTTGCTTTTGCAAAGACGGTTAACTACCAGATGGAAACATCTGAACTCTATAAGATGAATGACCACTATTATTTGACAATCTTAGTTGATGTGGAAAACCATCCTAGTCCATATCCAGCCTGGCTCTTGGCTCGTATGCGTGAATTTGCTGACGACAGTGATATCAGTCGTTCAGTCTTGCAGGAATATGGTCAAATTTTGATCAATCATGATGCCGTGCTTGGTCTTCAAAAAATCAACAATTAA